One segment of Geminicoccaceae bacterium DNA contains the following:
- a CDS encoding ABC transporter substrate-binding protein, producing MRKLLLATAAGTLIAGTAMADDVKIGIILGFTGPIESIVPNMANGAKLAMNEANESGKFTLGNVVAVQGDTTCVDSGVATTATERLVTSEGIAGIIGGDCSGVTGAMLQNVARPNGIVMISPSATSPALSDAEDDGLFFRTAPSDARQGQVIAEILKDRGYGSIAITYTNNDYGKGLADSTKSAFEAAGGTVTTVAAHEDGKGDYSAEVGALAAAGGDVLVVAGYLDQGGRGIIRSALDLGAFDLFELPDGMVGDSLTDVFGDQIDGSFGQVGGSDSPGAAAYVKLAEEAGFDGTGTYSPESYDAAALMLLAMQAAGSTDPRVYKDKVMDVANAPGEKINPGELGKALEIIAGGGDVDYVGASSVELIGPGDSAGTYREVEVRDGRFETVGYR from the coding sequence ATGAGGAAACTGCTACTTGCGACGGCCGCGGGCACGCTCATCGCCGGCACGGCCATGGCCGATGACGTGAAGATCGGCATCATTCTGGGATTCACCGGTCCGATCGAATCGATCGTGCCGAACATGGCCAACGGCGCGAAGCTTGCCATGAACGAGGCCAACGAGTCCGGCAAGTTCACCCTGGGCAATGTCGTTGCCGTGCAGGGCGATACCACCTGCGTCGACTCCGGCGTGGCGACAACGGCCACCGAGCGGCTCGTCACTTCCGAGGGCATCGCCGGCATCATCGGCGGCGACTGTTCGGGCGTCACCGGGGCGATGCTGCAGAACGTGGCCCGGCCCAACGGCATCGTCATGATCTCGCCATCGGCCACCTCGCCGGCACTGTCGGATGCCGAGGATGACGGCCTGTTCTTCCGCACCGCTCCCTCCGATGCCCGGCAGGGCCAGGTGATCGCCGAGATTCTCAAGGATCGCGGCTACGGCTCGATCGCCATCACCTACACCAACAACGACTACGGCAAGGGGCTTGCCGATTCGACCAAGTCGGCCTTCGAGGCGGCCGGCGGCACGGTGACGACCGTTGCCGCACACGAAGACGGAAAGGGCGACTATTCCGCTGAAGTCGGCGCACTGGCAGCGGCTGGCGGCGACGTGCTGGTCGTGGCCGGCTATCTCGATCAGGGCGGCCGCGGGATCATCCGCTCGGCACTCGATCTCGGTGCCTTCGATCTCTTCGAGTTGCCGGACGGCATGGTCGGCGACAGCCTGACCGACGTGTTCGGCGACCAGATCGACGGTTCCTTCGGTCAGGTCGGCGGGAGCGACAGTCCCGGTGCCGCGGCTTACGTGAAGCTCGCCGAGGAGGCCGGTTTCGACGGTACCGGCACCTATTCGCCCGAAAGCTACGATGCCGCGGCCCTGATGCTGCTGGCCATGCAGGCCGCGGGTTCCACGGATCCCAGGGTGTACAAGGACAAGGTGATGGATGTTGCCAACGCGCCGGGAGAGAAGATCAACCCCGGTGAGCTTGGCAAGGCGCTGGAGATCATCGCGGGCGGCGGCGATGTCGATTACGTGGGGGCGTCGTCGGTCGAACTGATCGGCCCGGGCGATTCGGCCGGTACCTATCGCGAGGTCGAGGTCAGGGACGGCAGGTTCGAGACCGTCGGATATCGCTGA
- the cydX gene encoding cytochrome bd-I oxidase subunit CydX codes for MWYFAWALGLPLAVVLAVMNAIWLETKEDERRFERLDANEGKVEG; via the coding sequence ATGTGGTATTTCGCCTGGGCCCTAGGGCTTCCCCTTGCCGTCGTTCTCGCCGTGATGAATGCCATCTGGCTGGAAACGAAGGAGGACGAGCGCCGGTTCGAGCGGCTCGATGCAAACGAAGGGAAGGTCGAGGGATAG
- the cydB gene encoding cytochrome d ubiquinol oxidase subunit II gives MILSSLIDYETLRLIWWVLLGVLLTGFALTDGFDMGVGALLPFVAKTDVERRVAINTVGPVWEGNQVWFILGGGAIFAAWPLLYAVSFSGFYLAMFVVLATLIVRPVAFKYRSKRESPRWRENWDRALFVSGAVPPVIFGVAVGNVLQGVPFRLTDELVSHYDGSFFGLLDPFSLLCGLTALAMMTMHGGAWLGLRAGGAVAERGQRFGAYGALATIALFAIAGLCIAFVIPGYAFVAEPPHDGPSNPLFSQVVRGESWMVAYETRPWIWAGPALGFGGAALAFIGLRARWEVFTFLASKLAIIGVISTVGLTMFPFILPSSIQPDASLTVWDTSSSHQTLFNMLVATAIFLPLILAYTAWVYTVLWGRVDEDEVRSASETIY, from the coding sequence ATGATCCTCTCAAGCCTGATCGATTACGAAACCCTCCGCCTGATCTGGTGGGTCCTGCTCGGGGTCCTGCTGACCGGATTTGCCCTGACCGACGGCTTCGACATGGGGGTTGGCGCACTCCTGCCCTTCGTCGCGAAGACCGATGTCGAACGGCGGGTGGCGATCAATACCGTCGGCCCCGTCTGGGAAGGCAACCAGGTCTGGTTCATCCTGGGCGGCGGTGCGATCTTCGCTGCCTGGCCGCTGCTCTATGCCGTCAGCTTCTCGGGCTTCTATCTCGCCATGTTCGTGGTGCTGGCGACCCTGATCGTGAGACCTGTCGCGTTCAAGTACCGCTCCAAGCGCGAGAGCCCGCGCTGGCGCGAGAACTGGGACCGGGCACTCTTCGTCAGCGGCGCCGTTCCGCCCGTCATCTTCGGCGTCGCTGTCGGCAATGTGCTGCAGGGCGTGCCGTTCCGCCTGACGGACGAACTCGTCTCGCATTATGATGGCTCCTTTTTCGGGCTGCTCGATCCGTTTTCGCTGCTGTGCGGCCTGACCGCCCTTGCCATGATGACCATGCATGGCGGCGCATGGCTGGGGCTGCGGGCCGGGGGAGCGGTGGCGGAGCGCGGCCAGAGATTCGGCGCCTACGGTGCCCTTGCGACCATCGCCCTGTTCGCCATCGCCGGCCTGTGCATTGCCTTCGTCATTCCGGGCTATGCCTTTGTCGCCGAACCGCCGCATGACGGACCGTCGAACCCGCTGTTCTCGCAGGTGGTGCGCGGCGAGAGCTGGATGGTGGCCTATGAAACCCGGCCCTGGATCTGGGCCGGGCCGGCTCTCGGTTTCGGCGGCGCCGCACTCGCCTTCATCGGTCTCCGGGCACGCTGGGAAGTCTTCACCTTCCTTGCCTCCAAATTGGCGATCATCGGTGTCATCTCGACCGTCGGACTGACGATGTTCCCCTTCATCCTTCCCTCGTCGATCCAGCCCGATGCCAGCCTTACCGTCTGGGATACCTCATCCAGCCACCAGACCCTGTTCAACATGCTGGTGGCCACCGCGATCTTCCTGCCGCTGATCCTCGCCTATACCGCGTGGGTCTACACCGTGCTGTGGGGGCGGGTCGACGAGGACGAGGTCAGGTCCGCCAGCGAAACCATCTATTGA
- a CDS encoding cytochrome ubiquinol oxidase subunit I, whose amino-acid sequence MELDIVTLSRLQFASTAMFHFLFVPLTLGLSILVATMETVYVMTDRPIWRQMTKFWGMLFGINFALGVGTGITMEFQFGMNWSYYSHYVGDIFGAPLAIEGLMAFFLEATFVGLFFFGWDKLSKLGHLAAAWAVAIGSNFSALWILIANGWMQNPVGATFNPQTMRMEVDNFFDVLFNEVAQAKFVHTVSAGYVTASLFVLGVSAFYLLRGRHVALARRSIAVASAFGLASALSVVVLGDESGYSTSHNQKMKLAAMEAMWETEPAPASFTLFGLPDQETHETKYAIHIPYVMGLIATRSLDTEIPGITNLVEVARQRIHSGLKAYEALQKIRAQHGDATPGTRAEFELHGRNLGYALLLKRYADDPLAATSEQIEKAAWDTVPQVAPMFWSFRIMVGLGFYFIALTLFFFWKASFRNLKVGRLALWIAVLSIPLPWIAIEMGWFVAEFGRQPWVVDGILPTAVAVSRLGVGDVALTLVGFVTFYSILFVIEISLMLRYIRQGPHLDVEETEQWEAAREERLRGRLAQMPAR is encoded by the coding sequence ATGGAACTCGATATCGTCACCCTGTCCCGGCTGCAGTTCGCCTCGACGGCGATGTTCCACTTCCTGTTCGTGCCCCTGACGCTCGGCCTGTCCATCCTCGTCGCGACGATGGAGACGGTCTATGTGATGACCGACCGGCCGATCTGGCGGCAGATGACCAAGTTCTGGGGCATGCTGTTCGGCATCAATTTCGCCCTGGGCGTCGGTACCGGCATCACGATGGAATTCCAGTTCGGAATGAACTGGAGCTACTACAGCCACTATGTCGGCGACATATTCGGTGCGCCATTGGCCATCGAAGGGCTGATGGCGTTCTTCCTCGAAGCCACGTTCGTCGGGCTGTTCTTCTTCGGTTGGGACAAGTTGTCGAAGCTGGGACATCTCGCCGCCGCCTGGGCTGTCGCGATCGGTTCGAACTTTTCGGCACTCTGGATCCTGATTGCCAATGGCTGGATGCAAAATCCGGTGGGTGCCACGTTCAATCCGCAGACCATGCGCATGGAGGTCGACAACTTCTTCGACGTCCTGTTCAACGAGGTCGCGCAGGCGAAGTTCGTGCATACGGTGTCGGCGGGATACGTCACGGCCTCGCTGTTCGTGCTGGGCGTCTCCGCCTTCTATCTGCTGCGCGGCCGCCATGTCGCCCTTGCCCGGCGTTCCATCGCAGTCGCCTCGGCGTTCGGTCTGGCCTCGGCGCTTTCCGTGGTGGTGCTCGGCGATGAATCGGGCTACTCGACCAGCCATAACCAGAAGATGAAGCTCGCGGCCATGGAGGCCATGTGGGAGACGGAGCCCGCGCCGGCATCCTTTACGCTGTTCGGGCTTCCCGATCAGGAAACGCATGAAACGAAATACGCCATACACATCCCCTATGTGATGGGCCTGATCGCGACCCGCTCGCTCGACACCGAGATTCCCGGCATCACCAATCTGGTCGAGGTCGCCAGGCAGCGGATCCATTCCGGCCTCAAGGCTTACGAGGCCTTGCAGAAGATCCGCGCCCAGCATGGTGACGCCACTCCCGGTACGCGTGCGGAATTCGAGCTGCATGGCCGCAATCTGGGCTATGCGCTGCTGCTCAAGCGCTATGCCGACGATCCGCTGGCGGCAACCTCGGAACAGATCGAAAAGGCTGCCTGGGATACGGTCCCGCAGGTGGCTCCCATGTTCTGGTCCTTCAGGATCATGGTCGGCCTCGGCTTCTACTTCATCGCATTGACACTGTTCTTCTTCTGGAAGGCATCCTTCCGGAATCTCAAGGTCGGCCGCCTTGCGCTCTGGATTGCCGTGTTGTCGATACCGCTGCCCTGGATCGCCATCGAAATGGGCTGGTTCGTCGCCGAGTTCGGCCGCCAGCCATGGGTCGTGGACGGCATCCTTCCGACCGCCGTCGCCGTCAGCCGCCTGGGTGTGGGGGATGTCGCCCTGACCCTGGTCGGCTTCGTCACCTTCTACAGCATCCTGTTCGTCATCGAGATTTCGCTGATGCTCAGATATATCCGCCAGGGACCGCATCTCGATGTCGAGGAAACCGAACAATGGGAGGCAGCGCGCGAGGAACGCCTGCGCGGCCGGCTTGCCCAGATGCCCGCGAGGTAA